Proteins encoded in a region of the Panthera tigris isolate Pti1 chromosome B2, P.tigris_Pti1_mat1.1, whole genome shotgun sequence genome:
- the LOC107179092 gene encoding tubulin beta-4B chain-like, translating into MADALQISKPLCSSCWRPSCGFFFSPQFWEVISDEHGIDPTGSYHGDSDLQLERINVYYNEAAGNKYVPRAILVDLEPGTMDSVRSGPFGQIFRPDNFVFGM; encoded by the exons ATGGCCGATGCTCTGCAGATTTCCAAGCCCCTCTGCAGCAGCTGCTGGAG GCcatcatgtggtttttttttttctccccagttttgGGAGGTCATCAGTGATGAGCATGGGATCGACCCCACTGGCAGTTACCATGGAGACAGTGACTTGCAGCTGGAGAGAATCAATGTGTACTACAACGAAGCTGCTG GTAACAAATACGTACCTCGGGCCATCCTGGTGGATCTGGAGCCAGGCACCATGGACTCGGTCAGGTCTGGACCATTTGGCCAGATCTTCAGGCCAGACAACTTCGTGTTCGGTATGTAG
- the TUBB2A gene encoding tubulin beta-2A chain, producing MREIVHIQAGQCGNQIGAKFWEVISDEHGIDPTGSYHGDSDLQLERINVYYNEAAGNKYVPRAILVDLEPGTMDSVRSGPFGQIFRPDNFVFGQSGAGNNWAKGHYTEGAELVDSVLDVVRKESESCDCLQGFQLTHSLGGGTGSGMGTLLISKIREEYPDRIMNTFSVMPSPKVSDTVVEPYNATLSVHQLVENTDETYSIDNEALYDICFRTLKLTTPTYGDLNHLVSATMSGVTTCLRFPGQLNADLRKLAVNMVPFPRLHFFMPGFAPLTSRGSQQYRALTVPELTQQMFDSKNMMAACDPRHGRYLTVAAIFRGRMSMKEVDEQMLNVQNKNSSYFVEWIPNNVKTAVCDIPPRGLKMSATFIGNSTAIQELFKRISEQFTAMFRRKAFLHWYTGEGMDEMEFTEAESNMNDLVSEYQQYQDATADEQGEFEEEEGEDEA from the exons ATGCGCGAGATCGTGCACATCCAGGCGGGCCAGTGCGGCAACCAGATCGGCGCCAAG ttttgGGAGGTCATCAGTGATGAGCATGGGATCGACCCCACTGGCAGTTACCATGGAGACAGTGACTTGCAGCTGGAGAGAATCAATGTGTACTACAACGAAGCTGCTG GTAACAAATACGTACCTCGGGCCATCCTGGTGGATCTGGAGCCAGGCACCATGGACTCGGTCAGGTCTGGACCATTTGGCCAGATCTTCAGGCCAGACAACTTCGTGTTCG GCCAGAGCGGTGCTGGAAACAACTGGGCAAAGGGCCACTACACAGAGGGAGCCGAGCTGGTCGACTCGGTCCTGGACGTGGTGAGGAAGGAATCAGAAAGCTGTGACTGTCTGCAGGGCTTCCAGCTGACCCACTCGCTGGGGGGCGGCACAGGGTCTGGGATGGGCACCCTGCTCATCAGCAAGATCCGGGAGGAGTACCCCGACCGCATCATGAACACCTTCAGCGTCATGCCCTCGCCCAAGGTGTCAGACACGGTGGTCGAGCCCTACAACGCCACCCTGTCGGTGCACCAGCTGGTGGAGAACACAGATGAAACCTACTCCATCGACAACGAGGCGCTGTACGACATCTGCTTCCGCACCCTGAAACTGACCACCCCCACGTACGGCGACCTCAACCACCTGGTGTCGGCCACCATGAGCGGGGTCACCACCTGCCTGCGCTTCCCGGGCCAGCTGAACGCCGACCTGCGCAAGCTGGCCGTGAACATGGTGCCCTTCCCGCGGCTGCACTTCTTCATGCCCGGCTTCGCGCCGCTCACCAGCCGGGGCAGCCAGCAGTACCGCGCGCTCACGGTGCCCGAGCTGACCCAGCAGATGTTCGACTCCAAGAACATGATGGCCGCGTGCGACCCGCGCCACGGCCGCTACCTGACCGTGGCTGCCATCTTCCGCGGCCGCATGTCCATGAAGGAGGTGGACGAGCAGATGCTCAACGTGCAGAACAAGAACAGCAGCTACTTCGTCGAGTGGATCCCCAACAACGTGAAGACGGCCGTGTGCGACATCCCGCCGCGCGGCCTCAAGATGTCGGCCACCTTCATCGGCAACAGCACGGCCATCCAGGAGCTGTTCAAGCGCATCTCGGAGCAGTTCACGGCCATGTTCCGGCGCAAGGCCTTCCTGCACTGGTACACGGGCGAGGGCATGGATGAGATGGAGTTCACCGAGGCCGAGAGCAACATGAACGACCTGGTGTCCGAGTACCAGCAGTACCAGGACGCCACGGCCGACGAGCAGGGCGAGttcgaggaggaggagggcgaggaCGAGGCTTAA